The sequence GCGTACAGCAGGCTGAAGGTGAGGGGGTTGAGGTTGTGGCCCGCCTTGGCCGTGCCGATCGTCTCCTTCATCAGCTCCGATCGGGTCCAGCCCGTCTCCATCACCCCGTAGCCCTGGACCTCCAGCCACTCCTTGAGGTAGGCGACCTGCGTGGAGCGACCCACGCCGTCGGTCCCCTCCACCGTGATGAGCGTCCCGCTCAGGCTCTTCACGTCGGTGTACGGCAGCCCGTGGCCGAAGAAGCGCTTCCCGGGCTCGACGGGGTTCATGCCGGCTCCCCCACGGCGGATGCCTCGTACAGACGGCTCACGATCGAGCGGACCTTCTGCTGCTGGCTGTCGATGCTGCGCGTCCCGTCCATCACCTGGAAGCGGTACTCCGGAGCCATGCGGTCGTATTCCTTGATGACCCGGCCCTGAAACAGCCTGAAGCTGGCGACCGGATCGGTCGACAGCCCGAGATCCATGCCCGCCTCGTAGAACTTGATCTTGGTGCGGCTCCCGACGATGCGGGTCACCGCAACCTCCAGCGGCACCTTGAAGTAGAAGGTGACGTCGGGGACGGGGGCGAAGGAATAGAGGTCGCGGACCCAACCCGGATCGACGCCGCGCGCGATGTCGCGCGCGAAGGCGGTGCAGACGTAGCGATCGGCAAGCACCGTCATCCCCGCCTTGAGGTAAGGGATGACCTGGAAGGTGAGCCGATGGGCGAAATCGGTGGCGTGCAGGAGGCTGAAGGTGGTGGGGGTCAAGAGGTTCTTCTTCTTGCCGCGCCGGGTGGCCTCGCGCACCAGGTCGGAGGAGTTCCACTCGGTGAAGAAGACCTGCTCGCCGCGGGC comes from Candidatus Polarisedimenticolia bacterium and encodes:
- the tmk gene encoding dTMP kinase, which encodes MKKDRRSRLRKGKLIVVEGIDGSGKSTQIKLLHKWLEARGEQVFFTEWNSSDLVREATRRGKKKNLLTPTTFSLLHATDFAHRLTFQVIPYLKAGMTVLADRYVCTAFARDIARGVDPGWVRDLYSFAPVPDVTFYFKVPLEVAVTRIVGSRTKIKFYEAGMDLGLSTDPVASFRLFQGRVIKEYDRMAPEYRFQVMDGTRSIDSQQQKVRSIVSRLYEASAVGEPA